The Devosia sp. MC521 genome segment TTGAGGAAGGTGACACACCAGCCTCGCCACACACCCGATCTGCCTCCCTCGCCCTCGAGGGGAGGGATTGAGGGTGGGGGGACTAAACCCTCAAACGCGAACGCCTAAACCGCGTCCTCGTCCTCATCTTCGTCATCCACCCCGCTCAGCACGTCCAAAAACTGCAAGAGCAGTGAATTGACCAAGTCCGGTCGTTCAACGCTTGGAATATGCGCCACGCCCTCAAGCACCACGGCAAATGCATTGGGCATGGTTTCCGACAAGGTTTCGTGGCGCTCAACCAGCGCCGTAAAATCCTCATCGCCAACGATCAGCAGCGCTGGCGCCGTCAGATCCTCTGTGCGATCCCACGCCTTTGGCCGCGCGATCTCTCCCGTCAGCTCCGGCTTGCGCAAAATATTGCCGTTCATCTCCATAAACAGCGCCCGCGCATCCCCGCCCACACGGCCGCTTTTCGCCCGAGGTCCATCCAGCCATTGATGGGTGATAACCTTATTGAGCATGTCGAGATCACCGCGATCCCATGCGTCTTCTTCGGCCATTTCAATGGCGCGTTCTTCCGCCGTCGCCGTCCATGGCGCGCCTGTCACCGAAGTCCCAATCAGCACCAGACCCAACACGCGTCCCGGATGCGCCAGCGCAAAGTCGATGGCGAGGCCACCGCCCATCGAGCAGCCGACAAACAGCGCCGCGTGAATATCGAGCGCGTCGAGCAAGGCTTCGAGATCGTCGAGATGGTTGAAAGCTTCGTCGGTGCTGGTGGTCTCGCCATAGCCCCGTCGATCATAGGCAATGGCGTGCCAACCGGCATCCGCCACCGCGCTCATCTGCTCGGCCCACATGCGTTTGTCGCAAACACCGGCG includes the following:
- a CDS encoding alpha/beta hydrolase translates to MTAEPFSIDIGGATIEGVEQGDGLPIIFLHAGVCDKRMWAEQMSAVADAGWHAIAYDRRGYGETTSTDEAFNHLDDLEALLDALDIHAALFVGCSMGGGLAIDFALAHPGRVLGLVLIGTSVTGAPWTATAEERAIEMAEEDAWDRGDLDMLNKVITHQWLDGPRAKSGRVGGDARALFMEMNGNILRKPELTGEIARPKAWDRTEDLTAPALLIVGDEDFTALVERHETLSETMPNAFAVVLEGVAHIPSVERPDLVNSLLLQFLDVLSGVDDEDEDEDAV